The DNA segment GTGTACGACAGGGTTATTGAGTGCAGTATCCCACTTAACATCCCTTGCTACATTTGTACCGAAAAATGTGCAGGCAGTAATAATTTTTGTGTTGACACTCCATATTTCACAGCCTGAGAAACAAACAGTAAGTCAGCATTGCATAATGCAGGGTAGCTTGAGTGCACAACATTACTGGTATCATTTTTATACGCAAATAGATGTCCATCTGGACTGACAATGCTTATCAGATAGCATCATAATACCTGATAGCCTACCTTTATGCCAGCTGGGGCAAGTGTGGTGAGGATTTCTTTATGGCTCTGCTGAAAAGCTTGAGTTGGTAAGCTTTTGCTTACTGCTGAAGCTTGTTGGCTTTACTTTCTGTGCTCATTGATGCAGGTGAAGTAGGCTGATGAGACATTTGTGCTCTTGCAGGCGGCAGACCTAAGCAAACCTGTGGACAAGCGGGTGTACAAAGGAACATACCCAACCTGCCATGACTTCCACCCATCGGCAACACCCGATGGTGGCCTACTGTTGCTTGTGGGATTCTCTGCGGGCCAAGTGCAACTCATTGACCCGGTGAAGAAGGAGCTGAGCCGGCTTTACAACGATGAGCGCTTCATCGACAAGACCCGAGTGACGTGTCTTAAGTGGCTACCCAACTCAAACAGCCTGTTCTTGGTGTCGCACGCCAGTGGCCAACTGTATGTGTACAAGGAGGATCTGCCGTGTGGCTCCACACCACCGCATTACCAGCTGTTCAAGCAGGGTGACGGGTTTAGTGTGTTCACATGCAAAACCAAAAGCACGCGCAATCCTCTCTACCGCTGGGTGGTTGGAGATGGTGCGCTGCACGAGTTTGCCTTCTCCCCGTGTGCTCGATACCTCGCCACAGCTAGTCAAGACGGCTTTCTGCGCATCTTCTGCTACGACACCATGGATCTCGTGGGTCTAGTGCGCAGCTACTTTGGAGGTCTACTGTGCGTCTGCTGGAGCCCCGACGGGAAATACGTTGTGGCTGGTGGTGAGGACGACTTGGTGACAGTGTGGTCCTTTCAGGACAAGCGCGTTGTGGCGCGTGGCCAGGGTCATCGGTCGTGGGTGCAGGGAGTGGCCTTCGACTCCTGCCTTGAAGGCGGGCATGCCTCTGGTGACTGCCCCGCCGACACCTCTTACCGCTTTGGCTCGGTTGGTCAGGACACACAGCTCTGCCTCTGGGACCTGACCGAGGACGTGCTCAAGCAGCCACGTGCGCCCCGTGCTTCACTGCTGCTCACTGGCAGCAACAGCCCCAATGCCGGTGGTGCACCTCCGGCCCCTCAACAGCagacgcggcagcagcagcagcagcagccgcaacagCAGACACGTAGCAACAACACATCCACCGTGGGGTCTCACCAGCGTTTGGTGGGCAGCCCTGCCTGCCCGCGGCTGGACGAGGTGCCAATGCTCGAGCCACACATCTGCAAGAAAGTTGCGCCCGAGCGGCTCACCGCGCTCGTCTTCAGGGAGGACTGCCTTGTGACTGCCTGCCAGGAGGGCTATGTGTGCACCTGGGCCCGCCCTGGGAGGGCTTCGACTGTCGTCTGACACTGGCCACTTAAAAGTGTGTCCAATAAACCAGCTGCCTTGGCTTGCCACTGGAGGCTGTTTTTGTTTCCAGAATTAGATCTCTCCATTTCTACCAATGTGCGACTGTGGTAGCGATCATACTGTGAGGGAAAGCAGTGTCTATGATAGATGAGAAATGGCAAGT comes from the Dermacentor silvarum isolate Dsil-2018 chromosome 9, BIME_Dsil_1.4, whole genome shotgun sequence genome and includes:
- the LOC119464344 gene encoding WD repeat-containing protein 20, whose product is MSGTVSRPTTELLSLGAPAGANTEQQKLSTSTPCAFTGEMPAGGEGGGKDELKTQFTTREGTYRVLSLSEYSRPNRVGYSSSQSNSPVKVSFVSLSDAAGTEDRICFNVGRELYVYMYRGVKKAADLSKPVDKRVYKGTYPTCHDFHPSATPDGGLLLLVGFSAGQVQLIDPVKKELSRLYNDERFIDKTRVTCLKWLPNSNSLFLVSHASGQLYVYKEDLPCGSTPPHYQLFKQGDGFSVFTCKTKSTRNPLYRWVVGDGALHEFAFSPCARYLATASQDGFLRIFCYDTMDLVGLVRSYFGGLLCVCWSPDGKYVVAGGEDDLVTVWSFQDKRVVARGQGHRSWVQGVAFDSCLEGGHASGDCPADTSYRFGSVGQDTQLCLWDLTEDVLKQPRAPRASLLLTGSNSPNAGGAPPAPQQQTRQQQQQQPQQQTRSNNTSTVGSHQRLVGSPACPRLDEVPMLEPHICKKVAPERLTALVFREDCLVTACQEGYVCTWARPGRASTVV